In Populus trichocarpa isolate Nisqually-1 chromosome 12, P.trichocarpa_v4.1, whole genome shotgun sequence, a genomic segment contains:
- the LOC7489802 gene encoding uncharacterized protein LOC7489802 isoform X2 produces MIKPEYRITPPPQLTPQIGEIPRSSVQFDFELERQIIAEAEKGSVNWSRLLGLENLPSKPLESTPSTGPTADPVERKYIASGLSRDAVPLAVANYGDNPTKVQEFVNGYTLLREMGFSSSSVAEALLTYDNDADKALAHFLGSS; encoded by the exons ATGATAAAACCGGAGTACCGCATCACCCCTCCG CCACAACTGACGCCGCAAATAGGAGAGATTCCGCGGAGTAGTGTTCAGTTTGATTTTGAGCTTGAGAGGCAGATTATAGCGGAAGCGGAGAAGGGCAGCGTGAATTGGAGTAGGTTGCTTGGCTTGGAAAATCTGCCTTCTAAACCGTTAGAATCGACTCCTTCAACG GGTCCGACCGCAGATCCTGTAGAGAGAAAATATATTGCATCGGGACTCAGTCGAGATGCTGTTCCTCTTGCAGTTGCAAACTATGGAGATAATCCAACTAAG GTCCAGGAATTTGTCAATGGCTACACCCTTCTACGAGAAATGGGATTTTCTTCTAGTAGTGTAGCTGAAGCTTTACTAACGTATGACAATGACGCCGACAAGGCATTGGCACACTTCCTTGGCAGTTCATAA
- the LOC7489802 gene encoding uncharacterized protein LOC7489802 isoform X1 — MEYDFRNRTSSPYDTQSPMYRSSTPLTTAPPPTHPMYGPSLYPRVSQPAHPAIPPVSRHHSFPQPSSSSPSSGLGIRVMIKPEYRITPPPQLTPQIGEIPRSSVQFDFELERQIIAEAEKGSVNWSRLLGLENLPSKPLESTPSTGPTADPVERKYIASGLSRDAVPLAVANYGDNPTKVQEFVNGYTLLREMGFSSSSVAEALLTYDNDADKALAHFLGSS, encoded by the exons ATGGAGTACGATTTTAGAAACAGAACAAGCTCACCGTACGACACCCAATCCCCGATGTACAGATCATCCACGCCATTAACAACAGCACCACCACCTACCCATCCTATGTACGGACCTTCTCTCTATCCAAGAGTCAGTCAACCCGCGCACCCCGCAATCCCTCCCGTATCCCGCCACCACTCCTTCCCCcaaccctcctcctcctctccttCCT CAGGATTAGGGATTCGCGTTATGATAAAACCGGAGTACCGCATCACCCCTCCG CCACAACTGACGCCGCAAATAGGAGAGATTCCGCGGAGTAGTGTTCAGTTTGATTTTGAGCTTGAGAGGCAGATTATAGCGGAAGCGGAGAAGGGCAGCGTGAATTGGAGTAGGTTGCTTGGCTTGGAAAATCTGCCTTCTAAACCGTTAGAATCGACTCCTTCAACG GGTCCGACCGCAGATCCTGTAGAGAGAAAATATATTGCATCGGGACTCAGTCGAGATGCTGTTCCTCTTGCAGTTGCAAACTATGGAGATAATCCAACTAAG GTCCAGGAATTTGTCAATGGCTACACCCTTCTACGAGAAATGGGATTTTCTTCTAGTAGTGTAGCTGAAGCTTTACTAACGTATGACAATGACGCCGACAAGGCATTGGCACACTTCCTTGGCAGTTCATAA